The Sphingomonas sp. genome contains a region encoding:
- a CDS encoding alpha/beta hydrolase, translating into MAFQLREGTRCLYSDLVPALYRASPYRTGPALPEVIFPGPEGRLEGRFAPAPRPRAPVAMILHPHPNAGGTMNNRIVQDLYKTFQRRGFATLRFNFRGVGKSQGVFDNGIGELSDAASALDWVQSFHPEASSTWVAGFGFGAWIGMQLLMRRPEIRGFISVAPPANMFDFTFLAPCPSSGIIIQGEQDEVVTPGAVQKLVDKLRTQKHITIHHDTIPGANHFFEHEMEQLMGSVDRYLDMRLDPNCPIR; encoded by the coding sequence ATGGCGTTCCAATTGCGTGAAGGGACCCGCTGCCTATATAGCGACCTAGTTCCTGCGCTCTACCGCGCATCTCCCTATCGAACAGGACCTGCCTTGCCCGAAGTCATTTTTCCCGGACCCGAAGGCCGCCTCGAGGGCCGCTTCGCCCCCGCCCCGCGCCCGCGCGCACCGGTTGCGATGATCCTCCACCCGCATCCCAATGCGGGCGGCACGATGAACAACCGCATCGTCCAGGATCTCTACAAGACCTTCCAACGCCGGGGCTTCGCCACGCTGCGCTTCAACTTCCGCGGCGTCGGCAAGAGCCAGGGCGTGTTCGACAACGGCATCGGCGAGCTTTCGGACGCCGCCAGCGCGCTCGACTGGGTGCAGAGCTTCCACCCCGAAGCGTCGTCCACCTGGGTTGCTGGCTTCGGCTTCGGCGCCTGGATCGGCATGCAGCTGCTGATGCGCCGCCCGGAAATCCGCGGCTTCATCTCGGTCGCGCCGCCGGCGAACATGTTCGACTTCACCTTCCTCGCCCCCTGCCCCAGCTCGGGCATCATCATCCAAGGCGAGCAGGACGAGGTCGTCACCCCCGGCGCGGTGCAGAAGCTGGTCGACAAGCTGCGCACCCAGAAGCACATCACCATCCACCACGATACCATCCCGGGCGCGAACCACTTCTTCGAGCACGAAATGGAGCAGCTGATGGGCTCGGTCGACCGCTATCTCGACATGCGGCTCGATCCCAACTGCCCGATCCGCTGA
- a CDS encoding aminotransferase class V-fold PLP-dependent enzyme, giving the protein MAARLYLDHAATTPMLPEAVAAVVEGMQRWANPSSPHGDGRAARAALEDARRRIAAAYGWAHELLLTSGASESLAIAMGRSVADRRLITAVEHDAVLRLGEGATVLPVGAGGLLNLDALATALQDEGRTLVCVQWANSETGVRQPIAAIADIVHGAGGLLLVDAAQMPAHADAEVLRHADLVAVSAHKRGGPPGIGALLVRDLGVLLPTGGQEKGYRAGTENLPGALGYAAAVAVPEDLAEMARLRAGLEATILAVGGEVVGAESPRSPLIGAYRMPGVSSAAQLIRFDLAGVAVSAGSACSSGSMRPSHVLTAMGWTEPALREVVRVSFGRSTTEADVDCFAALWRATFEDARARAA; this is encoded by the coding sequence TTGGCCGCTCGACTCTATCTGGATCACGCCGCGACGACCCCGATGCTGCCGGAAGCGGTGGCGGCGGTGGTGGAGGGGATGCAGCGCTGGGCGAACCCCTCCTCGCCGCATGGCGACGGGCGCGCGGCGCGAGCGGCGCTGGAGGATGCCCGGCGGCGGATCGCCGCGGCCTATGGCTGGGCGCACGAGCTGCTGCTGACCAGCGGCGCGAGCGAATCGTTGGCGATCGCGATGGGGCGCAGCGTCGCCGACCGTCGGTTGATCACCGCGGTGGAGCATGACGCGGTGCTGCGGCTTGGCGAAGGCGCGACGGTGCTGCCGGTGGGGGCAGGCGGTCTGCTGAACCTGGATGCCCTTGCGACCGCGCTGCAGGACGAGGGCCGGACGCTGGTCTGCGTGCAATGGGCGAACAGCGAAACCGGGGTGCGCCAGCCGATCGCGGCGATTGCGGACATCGTCCACGGTGCAGGCGGTCTCCTGCTGGTCGATGCCGCGCAGATGCCCGCGCATGCCGATGCGGAGGTGTTGCGCCATGCCGATCTGGTCGCCGTCTCCGCCCACAAGCGTGGCGGGCCGCCGGGCATCGGCGCCCTCCTGGTGCGCGATCTGGGCGTATTGCTGCCGACCGGCGGGCAAGAAAAGGGCTATCGCGCGGGGACCGAGAACCTGCCCGGTGCGCTCGGCTACGCGGCCGCCGTGGCGGTGCCCGAGGACTTGGCGGAAATGGCTCGGCTGCGCGCGGGGCTGGAGGCGACGATTCTCGCGGTTGGGGGCGAAGTGGTGGGGGCGGAGAGCCCGCGCAGTCCGCTGATCGGCGCCTATCGGATGCCGGGCGTGTCCTCGGCGGCGCAGCTGATCCGCTTCGATCTTGCGGGCGTCGCGGTGTCGGCGGGCAGCGCCTGCTCCTCTGGCAGCATGCGGCCCAGCCATGTGCTGACCGCGATGGGCTGGACCGAGCCTGCACTGCGCGAAGTCGTGCGCGTCAGCTTCGGGCGGAGCACCACCGAGGCCGATGTCGATTGCTTCGCAGCGCTGTGGCGCGCGACCTTCGAGGACGCACGGGCGCGGGCCGCATGA